A region of Phalacrocorax carbo chromosome 9, bPhaCar2.1, whole genome shotgun sequence DNA encodes the following proteins:
- the BATF gene encoding basic leucine zipper transcriptional factor ATF-like — MPHSSDSSDSSSFSQSPPPSKQDSSDDMRKVQRREKNRIAAQKSRLRQTQKADTLHLESEDLERQNAALRREIKQLTEEMKHFASMLSSHEPLCSILTSPPPPPEVLYATHSFHQPHISSPRFQH, encoded by the exons ATGCCCCACAGCTCTGACAGCAGTGACTCCAGCAGCTTCAGCCAGTCTCCCCCTCCCAGCAAGCAG GACTCTTCTGATGACATGAGGAAAGTccaaaggagggagaaaaatcGCATTGCTGCCCAGAAGAGCCGCCTGAGGCAGACCCAGAAAGCAGACACGCTGCATTTG gAGAGTGAAGACTTGGAGAGGCAGAACGCTGCCCTGCGGCGGGAGATCAAGCAGCTGACGGAGGAGATGAAGCACTTCGCCTCGATGCTGAGCTCCCACGAACCGCTCTGCTCCATCCTGACATCCCCTCCGCCACCTCCAGAAGTGCTTTATGCCACACACTCCTTCCACCAGCCCCACATCAGCTCCCCACGCTTTCAGCACTGA